One genomic region from Bos javanicus breed banteng chromosome 14, ARS-OSU_banteng_1.0, whole genome shotgun sequence encodes:
- the LOC133260498 gene encoding nuclear ubiquitous casein and cyclin-dependent kinase substrate 1-like — MSWPVRNRKVVDYSQFQESDDADEDYGRDSGPPAKKIRSSPREAKNKRRSGKNSQEDSEDSEEKDVKTKKDDSHSAEDSEDEKEDHKNVCQQGQAASKAASKQREMLMEDVGSEEEQEEEDEAPFQEKDSGSDEDFLVEDDDDSDSGSSKKKNKKMVKKSKPERKEKKMPKSRLKATVTPSPVKGKGKVGRPTASKASKEKTPSPKEEDKEPESPLEKKMSSSPPLEKSGDEGSEDEAQSGED, encoded by the coding sequence ATGTCTTGGCCTGTCAGAAATAGGAAGGTCGTTGATTATTCACAATTTCAGGAATCCGATGATGCTGATGAAGATTATGGAAGAGATTCAGGCCCTCCAGCTAAGAAAATTCGATCATCTCCCCGAGAAGCTAAAAATAAGAGGCGATCTGGAAAGAATTCACAGGAAGATAGTGAGGACTCGGAAGAAAAAGATGTGAAGACTAAGAAGGATGATTCTCATTCAGCAGAGGACagtgaagatgaaaaagaagatCATAAAAATGTGTGCCAGCAAGGGCAGGCAGCCTCTAAAGCAGCCTCTAAACAGAGGGAGATGCTCATGGAAGATGTGGGCAGTGAGGAGGAGCAAGAAGAGGAGGACGAGGCGCCTTTCCAGGAGAAAGATTCCGGCAGTGATGAGGATTTCCTAGTagaagatgatgatgatagtgACTCTGGcagttcaaaaaagaaaaacaaaaagatggtTAAGAAGTCGAAgcctgagagaaaagaaaagaaaatgccgaAGTCCAGGCTAAAGGCCACAGTGACGCCAAGTCCTGTGAAAGGCAAGGGGAAAGTGGGTCGCCCCACAGCTTCAAAGGCATCAAAGGAAAAGACTCCTTCTCCCAAAGAAGAAGATAAGGAACCAGAAAGccctctggaaaagaaaatgtcttcAAGCCCTCCACTTGAGAAATCTGGGGATGAAGGTTCTGAAGATGAAGCCCAGTCTGGGGAAGATTAA